The segment GACACGGACGTGGTCACCCTCACCATCGGCGGCAACGACCTCGGCTTCTCCGGCAATCTGGCCACCTGCGCCGGGCTGGCGGCCAAGGACCCGACGGGCAATCCGTGCCGGACCTTCTTCACGAGCGACGGCACCGACCGGCTGGAGCAGCGCGTCAGCGACCTCGCTCCCAAGATCGCCGCCGCGCTGGACGCCGTACGGGAGCGGGCTCCGCACGCCAAGGTCCTGGTGGTCGGCTATCCCGACCTGTTCCCGGACGACGGGGTCGGCTGCACCGGCTCCGCCGTGCCGCTCGCCGCCGGTGACTTCGCCTATCTGCGGGACACCGAGAAGAAGCTCAACGCGATGATCGCGGACCAGGCGTCGGCGAACGGCGCGCGCTACGTCGACACCTACACCCCGACGGTGGGACACGACATGTGCAAGCCGGCCGGCGAGCGCTGGATCGAACCCCTGGTCGCCGCGGCTCCGGCCGCGCCCGCCCACCCCAACGCCCAGGGTCAGCAGGCCATGGCCGCCACGGTGGAGCGCGCCCTGCGCTGCGTCGCTCACCGCCGCTGACGTGAGCGGAACGGGGGCACCGGCTCTCCTGGGGAGCGCCGGTGCCCCTGACGCGTTTGTTCGGCCCACTAGACTCTGGCAGGTGGTTACGGCGGTGGAAAAGTACGAGTTCGGGCTGCTGGGGCCGCTGAGTGGGCGCCATGGCGGGCGTGTGCTGGATCTCGGCAGTCCGCTGCAGCGTGCGGTCCTGGTCCGGCTCCTGCTCGGAGAAGGACGCCAGTGCGGCCTCGACCACCTCATCGACGCGCTGTGGGAAGAGCCGCCCGCCAATGCGGTGCGCTCGGTGCGGACGTACGCCTACCGCATCCGCCTGTCGCTAGCCGAGGAGCGCTCCCGGCTGGAGACCACACAGGGCGGATACCAGCTCGGCATCCCGGAGCAGGCCGTCGACGCCCTGCGTTTCGAGCGGCTCGTACGTGACGGCGAGGAACTGCGGGCGGCGCGGCAGACCGGCCCCGCCCTGCGGGCGTTCGACGCCGCGCTGGCGCTGTGGTCGGGAGAGCC is part of the Streptomyces sp. NBC_01262 genome and harbors:
- a CDS encoding SGNH/GDSL hydrolase family protein, with amino-acid sequence MDLNKQTKRSPGRRGLLRGAMVACCAMALSTAGATAASASAPTARTAPTARTVNYVALGDSYASGPGIPTQVDATYARSDQNYPSLLAAARNWQLTDVSCSGATTTALAGSQGSRAPQLDALGADTDVVTLTIGGNDLGFSGNLATCAGLAAKDPTGNPCRTFFTSDGTDRLEQRVSDLAPKIAAALDAVRERAPHAKVLVVGYPDLFPDDGVGCTGSAVPLAAGDFAYLRDTEKKLNAMIADQASANGARYVDTYTPTVGHDMCKPAGERWIEPLVAAAPAAPAHPNAQGQQAMAATVERALRCVAHRR